The DNA window CTCAGCATCATCTACTTCATTGTGTTCGAATGGAACGGACGCCAGACGCCCGGCAAGAGATTCACCGGAATAAGGGTGGTGGACGCAGGTTCAATGAAGGCGCAGGATCACACGCAGGTGATAGTAAGGAATGTTCTGCGTGTCGTTGATTCCTTCCCGGGCAATCTCTACATAGTGGGTTTCTTAATAGGGTTGTTTACGGAAAGGAAACAGAGACTTGGTGACATACTGGCAGGCACGATGATGGTCAAAGGCGAGCCCAGAATGGTTCGCAGGGAACAATGAACTGCATGGAATGTGACGGCGGATTATCGGAAGCGCATGACGGCGCGGGAGAGGTCTGAAGCAGTATGCGGACGCTGCCGCTGGTACTCACGCTTTTCGCCCTCTGTGCCATGTTTCTTGCCGCACTCTACAACGCATTTGGATTCACTGCCCCGTTCATTGCTCTGACATCTCTCCTTGTTCTGGGCCTGGCAGCAGCACTTCTGCCGTACAGATATTACGGCTGGCCGTATGCAGAAAAGGGGACATATACCGACCTGGACAGTGCAGCACTCTATGAGTTGATCGGGCGTCAGAAAGATCTGAGAATTGTGGATGTTAGATCGAGGTCCGAATTCATGAGAGGGCATATTCCCGGTGCAATTAACATACCGCTCACCAGGATTGAGAGAAATACGCTGTTTCCTGTTCCGACTGTTTTCGTCTGCTCTACAGGACACAGATCAAGGATGGCGCTCAGAAAGACACGCGGAAAGGAACTGTACAACCTTGCCCGCGGATACAGAAAATGGATTGAAGCGGCACTTCCTGTGGAATCCGGAAAAGAGGGGAGCGCGGGAACCGGCGATGCTCAGTTGCCGTAATGCCCGAGACAGTAGAGTATAGATCGCAGATCGCTCCTGGAGAGCGAGCCGTCTGCCACCTTCCTGAGCACATCCTTTCCCCTGAAGGCAATGCCGAGGCCCGCATTCTTGACCATGATTGTGTCGTTTGCACCGTCACCTACGACAACAACCTCTTTCGAAGAGATGCCCTCGGCCATCATTATTTCCTCGATAACACGCTGTTTCCCTCTGGCGTCAAGTATTGGTTCCTCCAGATTTCCGGTGAGACGGCCATCCTTCACCTCCAGCCTGTTCCCGAATGCGTAATCAAGGCCAAGCTCCTCTTTCATCTTCTCCGTGAATTCCGTGAAACCGCCGCTGACCAGAGCGATGCGGTATTTCATCGAGCGGAGGGACGAAATCAACTCACGTGCTCCAGGGTTCAGCGTGAGGGAGGATTTCATCTCCTCCAGCACAGATGAGGTCATTCCCCTGAGGAGTCTGACCCGTTCCCGTATGGACTGTATGTAGTCTATCTCCCCGTTCATTGCTCTCGCGGTTATCCTGCTCACGTCTTCCCCTATGCCCGCAATTTCCGCCAGCTCATCAATGGTTTCGTTGCTTACCAGAGTGGAGTCCATGTCGAAAACTATGAGTTTTTTGCCCATCCTGAATGTCGACTCCTGCTCAAAAACAATATCCACTTCCAGTCCGGACATAGCCTGCTCAATGCCCTTCCTTGCTTTTTCCGGCGGGCATCCGTCCAGATCCACCACGAACTGCATGGCAGAGAGGTCCCCCCTGCTGAGCATATTGATCCTGATGTTGTTGATACCCAGTGAAGCGGCAGTCACCGCGAATATTCTGAGCATTTCGCCCGATGGCCTGCCTATCATCGTTATAACATACTTTTCCGAGAACGAGTCTGTAACGTATTCTTCTGTTTCATGAACGTCAACGGAGAGGTCAAAGCCGGAAAGAGCGCCGATCATCCTCTCTTTGAACGGAACGGCGGCCGACTCGCCTTCCGTGAGTATGAACAGACTGAGTATACCATGCACGACGCTCTGCTGTATGTCGACTATGCGTGAACCGCCGCGCAAAACGGAATCGATGGCACGAGCCAGAATGCCTTCCGTATCTCTCCCGAGTATTGTAACTGCGATATATTTCAAGTTCCGCACCGCCCGGGATCTAAACGAGTCAGCTGCCCCGGCGGCAGACACCATTTGTCACCTCAATGAAAACCTTTGCCATACGGCGGGAGTGTTCTCTTGAATGATTTCACACTGGGACGGCAAGTCATCGACGACTTTTGCACCATGGACAGGTGTAGTTATAGTACAGCAGCAGGAAGTGCGATGTGTGAAGAGTATAGCACGGAATCGACAGATGCTGGCACCCAGCAGCTTTCATAGCATATGCTGCGTGTCGCAGTCAGCCACTCACACTGCAAGTACATTTAGTATAAGATGGCATTAGAGAAGGGGAATGAATTCTTCAACTGAGGAGATACTGAAACTTGCCTCATCCAGGGGCGTCCTGCTTGAGCCTGACGCACTGAAGGGACTGAGTGTAAGAATGGACGGTTTCGCGATGCTCCAGTCATATCTCGATTCCCTTGACAGTCCTCCGCTCGTCGTAACGGCTGAAATGATATTATCCGCCACTCCGGAAGACACGCAGGCGGCGCCACCCGAAGTGCCGAGAACGGTGGGGCACATATCTTCTGTGCCGGAGGCCCCGCACGTCATCAGAGATATAACCGGAAACAGCACGACCACCGGTAATGTCAAAGATTTTGCAAAGTATTTCAGCGATCGATTTCACTCGATCAAGAGGATACTGCTGAAGAGAAAGGACATGGCAGGTGCGATACCAATCTCCAAAGTGGTGCACGTCAACAGAGATGCGAAAGTCATAGGCATAGTCAATTCAGTGCATCAGACAAAGAACGGCCACAGAATACTGGAGATAGAGGACGAGGAGGAGCGGTGCACTGTTCTGCTGCTGAAGGACAAGGGATTTGACACAATCCTGAAGGATGAAGTCATAGGCATACACGGCAGGATGGGCAGGGACAGAAAGATGCTGGTGGCCGACTCGCTGATCAGGCCAGATGTGCCGTTCAACAGGGTAACGGAGAAGATAGCCACGGATTCCAAAGTGGCCGTGCTCTCCGACACACACGTGGGAAGCAGGACATTCCTGAGGGAGGAATGGGACAGCCTGCTCGCCTGGCTCAAGAGCTCTCCTGAGGCGAGAGACATAAATTACCTGATCGTCTCAGGTGATCTTGCAGACGGCATCGGAGTGTATCCGGATCAGGAGGATGATCTGGAGATAAGCGACGTGTTCGAGCAGTATCAGCGCGTGTCGCAGTATTTCTCCGAACTGCCTGATTGGGTCAGGCCGATACTCATGCCCGGAAATCACGATGCAGTGAGACCCGCCGAACCGCAGCCGACATTTCAGCAGGAGATAAGGAAAATGTTCGACTCGAACGTCACATTCGTCGGGAATCCGTCGCTCATTGAGCTGGAGGGAAGGAGAATACTCTCCTACCACGGCAGAAGTTTCGATGATGTCATCAGCACCATCCCCGGACTCTCGTGGGAAAAGCCAATAGAGGCCATGGTTGAGCTGCTGAAGAGAAGGCATCTGGCGCCCGTCTACGGAGAACGGACACCGCTTGCTCCCGAGAGAAAGGATTACCTGGTCATTGACGAGGTGCCGGACGTGTTCATAACGGGACACATACATTCCTACGGCCTTTCCGATTACAGGGGAGTTAAGCTCGTGAGCGGCAGCACCTGGCAGTCGCAGACTTCATACCAGAAGATGAAAAACATTACGCCTATTCCTGCCAAAATGCCCGTAATCAGTCTGTCTGATTTGGAACTGAGAGTCGTTAATTTCAGTGATTTCTCGAGAGCCGGCAGGAGGGAACGGAAGGCCGAAATGCTGTGATGCGCACCGGGCACCGCAGATGCCGGCAAAAGGAGCGGAGTCCATGCCGCTCCGGCTGTGACTGCATCACGCAATCACGTCCGGCACACAGTTAACATTCAATCGAATATTCTCCATTGCGCAGGCATGTTGTATGGGAAAACCATCATGTCTGCAACCGTCTCAATTACACCAAGGCGTGTGAGAGGAGGGCAGTGCCGCCTTTCCCCGGCTTCCACTTTATTCGCCGTTTTTCATATGGCGAATGTCCTCCGGATCCCGACCGTTCAGCCCATCGCTGGAGAAATAGTTCTGCAGACTGTGGAACACCGGTGCAGCGGGCGGGAAGTGTTCAGTCAGAAGGGCCGAAACATGTTCCGGACAAGGTAAGTTTTTTATAAGGAGGTCAAATAGTGCAGACGGTGAATATTTAATGGTAGCAACCGTAACCACAGTGGATGCTCTTCTCGCAATAGCCGCATCGATTTCCATTGCAGGCGGTCTGATAGGCACAGGAATGGCACAGCAGGGAATAGGTGCTGCGGGAATGGGAATTATCGCGGAGAAACCGGAGAAGTTCGGGCAGGTACTGTTTTTCTTTGTTATACCTGAAACTCTCTGGATACTCGGATTTGTGCTTGGTCTGATTCTGCTGTTACACATACTGTGAAGTGCTGAGATGCCACTAGAGAACATCCTCCAGTCAATCGAGCAGCGCAAGGCAGCTGAGACAGAGCACATTGCAGCCAGATTTGAAGAACAGATGCGCCTGCTTGAAAAGGAGACGGAAAGGAGGATACAGGAAATCGCCGCTGCTTCGGCCCGGCAGAGTGCGGAGGAGTGCCGGTCCCTGGAGAACATGGAACAGTCGAATGCGGAAATAGAGGCGAGGAAACTCGTATGGGAAAAGAGGACGGAACTTGTCGAGGAGATGCTGGCCAAGGCGTTTGACTTCATGAAGGAGATGCACTCCTCCAAATCTTACAAGAAGATGACGACAGAGATGGTAAGCCTTGCCGTGAAGAAACTGGGCGAGGGATGCACAGTCAGGGTAAACGGTTCCGACGCTCCGCTGATCAAGGGCATAAAGGGAGTCAAAATCAAGGCGGAGGAAGTAGACCCTTACGGCGGGCTGATTGCAGAGTCGCGCGACGGAAGCATGGAGATTGATCTGACGATCACGACCATGATGAAAGATCTCAGAGACAGCCTCTCGCTTGAGCTGTATGAGAGAATCGGTGCTAAGTAAGATGGATTCCACATATTCCGGAAGTTATGGAAGAATAAAGGCAGCAAGAATGGAGTTCCTCAGCGATGGCTTCATCGCAAACCTCCGTGAAATGGATATTGAGGCGATCACAAGGGCACTGTCTGCAACGGCATACAAGGAGGATATTGACGCCCTCTATTCCAGATACAGTAATCCCGAACTGCTTGATATGGCAATCAACAGGAGACTTGTCAGAAGAAACAGAATAGCCCTGTTCGCTCCTCCGCCCAATGCTTCGGATATGCTGAAGGCCTATCTATCCAAGTGGGACGTCAGGAATATAAAATCAATAATAACCTCGATATACGTTGGCTATTCCCTCAGACAATCGGAGGCTTTTCTTGTGAGCTTCAGGGATGTACCTGTCGGAGCCTTTGCAGGCAACATGACGGCGGACGATTTCAACATACTCCTGGGCCAGTCCGGAATGGATGCACTGGTGGAAACCCTTTCGCGATACGGCTATGGTCAGGTTCTCATGCAGGAAATGGAAAAATACCGCAAAGAGGGTGATGTTGCGCCCATGCTGCATGCGCTGGACAGATTCTATTATAAACGGCTGTTCGCGAGTCTGAGATTCTATCTGGGCAACGAAGGACCGCTTATTCGATACTTCGGTGAGGAAGTTGACGCATACAACATCATTGTTCTACTCACGGCAAAACAGATGAAGGTGCAGTTCGAGAGAATAAGGGAATCACTGCTGCCGTACGGAACGCTTTCAATGGAGAACTTCCAGGCGCTCTACGGATCTGAGAGCGTCGAGGAGATGGCCGGCAAACTCGGAGACAGATTCGGCACCGGTGATGTTGCAGCCAGATACAGGGAAAGCGGCGATCTGAATAGTTTTGAATCGGGCATGCGGAACCACATTTATGACAGATATGCAGGCATCCTTTCATCCCAGTCACTGTCCATCGGCTCGGTTTTCGCGTTTGTGTTCAGGGCGGAGAGGGAGAGAGATGTATTGCGTGCTATCGCCACTAGCAAGGTATACGGCATTGAACCGCAGAAGATAGCGCCGCTTGCTGGAGGGGTGTGAGTCTTGCCCGGAAGCAGTTTCATGGGTGAAGTTGCTGTCATCGGTGAGAGGGAGCTGGCCCTGGGGTTCAGACTCCTCGGCATAGTCGATGCTTTTCCTGCGGAGGGCGTCCAGGCTGTGGAAAAGTTCAGGGAACTGTACGACGCGGGAAAGCATTCCTTCATCATGCTGTCCGAAAATGTCAGAAAATACATGGACAGCAAGACAGTCGATCTGGTGAACACATCCACGACTCCGCTTGTAGTATTTGTTCCTCTTCCGGGCGGAAGTGAGGAAGAGTCGATAGAGAAGTTTGCAAAGAGGGTTCTTGGCGTCGAAATAGGCAGGTGAATAAATGGGAAAAGTTGCAAGAGTTTCTGGACCGGTCGTCATCGCGGAGGATCTGAAAGACGTAAGGATGTATGACGTCGTCAGAGTCGGAGAGCTCGGACTCGTGGGCGAAGTGATAAGAATTTCCGGCGAACGTGTTACGATCCAGGTCTACGAGGATACGAGCGGAATACGGCCCGGCGAGAAAGTGGAAAATGTCGGGAAACCACTTTCGGTCGAGCTGGGTCCGGGTCTGCTGAAATCCATTTACGACGGCATACAGAGACCGCTCGATGTCATACGTGAAAAGAGCGGTGATTTCATAAGAAGAGGATTTTCCGCCAGCCCGCTGGACGAGACCAGGAAATGGCTGTACAAGCCTTTGCTGAAGAAAGGAGACAAGGTTTCGACTGGACAGGTAATAGGGGAGGTCCAGGAAACAAGCCTCATAACACACAGGATCATGATTCCATACGGCGTGTCAGGCACCTTGGGCGAAAACAGCGAGGGAGAGTACACAGTTTCTGATACGGTTACCACCGTCAAGACAGACAAAGGAGAGGTGCCGGTCAGACTGAAACAGGAGTGGCCGGTCAGGGAGGCGAGGAAGGTCATGCATAAACTGCCTCCGAACACGCCCCTGATAACCGGCCAGCGGGTCATAGACTCTCTGTTTCCGGTCGCGAAAGGCGGAACGGTTGCGGTTCCCGGGCCGTTCGGCTCGGGCAAGACCGTCGTTCAGCATCAGCTGTCGAAATGGTCCGACAGCGATATCGTGGTCTATGTTGGATGCGGGGAGAGGGGAAATGAGATGACGGAGATACTGGCAACATTTCCCGAGCTGCTTGACCCGAAAAGCGGCAAACCGCTGATGGAGAGAACCGTGCTCATTGCCAATACATCAAATATGCCCGTGGCGGCAAGGGAGGCGAGCATATACACGGGCATAACGATTGCAGAATACTACAGGGACATGGGATACGATGTTGCACTCATGGCAGACAGCACATCCAGATGGGCCGAGGCGCTGCGTGAGATATCCGGCAGGCTGGAAGAGATGCCTGGAGAAGAAGGATACCCGGCGTACCTGGGAAGGAAGGTTTCAGAATTCTATGAACGTTCGGGTAACTCGCGTGTCGTCTCGCCGGACGAACGGTATGGTTCGGTCACAATCGTCGGCGCAGTCTCTCCCCCCGGAGGGGACATTTCAGAACCGGTTTCACAAAACACGCTTCGGGTTACAAGAGTCTTCTGGGCACTCGACTCGTCGCTCGCCTCGAGAAGGCATTTCCCTTCAATAAACTGGCTGAACAGCTATTCGCTTTACCAGCTGGAACTGTCCAAATGGTATGAAAAGAACGTAGCGCAGGACTGGCAGTCCGTCTATGCGGAGTCGATGGCGATACTGCAGAAAGAGGCAGAACTGCAGGAAGTCGTTCAGCTGGTCGGATATGATGCCCTCCCTGAGAAGGAGAAGGCAATACTGGATATTTCGCGGATGATAAGGGAAGATTTCCTGCAGCAGAGCGCGTTTGATGAAGTCGACTCGTACTGCTCCACCAGGAAGCAGTACGGCATGCTGAAAACAATAATCGAGATGTCGCGCTGCCAGAACGAGGCCATCGAGCGCGGCGTTTCCATGGAAAAGCTCGCAGCACTCGAAGTGAGGGGCAAGATTTCCAGGATGAAGGAAGTCAGGGAAGCTGATTTCCAGCAGTACTTTGAAGGACTGCTCAGCGAAATTAAGGCGCAGGTGGGCGCCGTGGAGGCATGAATATGCCGGGTGTCAGTTACAAGTCGATATCACAGATTTCGGGACCGCTGCTGTTTGTGGAGAATGTGCAGAATGCCGCTTACAACGAACTCGTTGAGATAAAGAGCGGAGACGGCATGATCAGGATGGGACAGGTGCTGGATACCAGCGCCGGACTCGCGGTGGTGCAGGTGTTCGGACCTACAGCAGGACTGGATGCGAGCAGGACGCGCGTGAAGTTTTCGGGCAGCACGGCCAGAATAAACGTGTCGGACGAAATGCTCGGCAGGATATTCAACGGCCTTGGCGAGCCGACGGACGGCGGCCCCAAGATCGTAAGCAAGGAGAAGATCGAAATCGTTGGAAATGCCATCAACCCCTACTCGAGAGAAGAGCCGTCGGAATTCATAGAGACTGGCATCTCGACAATAGACGGTATGAATACGCTGGTGAGAGGACAGAAGCTCCCCATATTCTCCGGCTCAGGCATGGCGCACAACATGGTCGCGGCACAGATAGCCAGACAGGCAAAGGTGCTCGGTAAGGGAGAGAATTTTGCAGTCATATTCGGCGCCATGGGAATAACGAGCGAGGAGGCAAACTTTTTCATAAGCGAGTTCAGAAACACGGGCGCCCTTTCAAGAGCGGTCCTCTTCCTCAACCTCTCCTCCGACCCGTCGATGGAGCGCATCATACTTCCCAAGGTGGCGCTGACGACGGCCGAATACCTTGCGTATGAGAGGGGCATGCACATACTCGTCATATTGACGGACATGACGAACTACTGTGAGGCGCTGCGTGAGATATCCTCTGCCAGGGAGGAGGTGCCCGGCAGAAGGGGGTACCCCGGTTACATGTACACTGATTTGAGCACGATATATGAGCGTGCGGGCAAGATACGCGGCAAGAACGGCTCCATAACACAGATACCGATACTCACGATGCCCGGTGACGACATAACGCACCCCATACCTGATCTTACAGGCTACATAACAGAGGGACAGACGGTTCTGAGCAGGGATCTGCAGAGGAAGGGCATCTACCCCGCAATCGATGTTCTTCCGTCCCTGTCAAGACTAATGAACCAGGGCATTGGGGCAAAGAGGACAAGAGAGGACCACAGGGGCGTGGCAGACCAGCTGTACTCAGCCTATGCAAACGGCAAGGATCTCCGTTCGCTCAGCGCCATCGTCGGCGAGGAGGCACTGGGAGCCAACGACAGACTCTACCTGAAGTTTGCGGACGAGTTCGAAAAGAAGTTTGTGAATCAGGGTGTGTACGAAGACAGGACGATTGAGACTACGCTCGATCTCGGATGGGAGCTGCTCAGCACACTGCCCGAAAACGAGATGAAGAGAGTTAAGCGCGAATACATAGGCAAGTACGGCAAGTGGAGGAAAGACTGATGCCTGCACAGCAGATCAAGCCTACGCGCATTGAGCTTATACGGACAAACAGAAGGATAAAGCTGGCAAAGAGAGGCCTGGATCTGCTGAAGATGAAGAGAAATGCGCTTGTAATGGAATTTTTTGCGATTAGCAGAAAGGTGCGCGGGCTCAGGGAAAACCTCAGAGCGGATGTCGGCAGGGCGCTTGAATCCATGAAGATGGCCGAAGTCATGAGCGGCGCGATGGAAGTGGAGCGCGTGGCACAGATGTCTGCAAATTCGGCACTGGGCGTGGGCGCCAAGAACGTGATGGGCGTCAGGGTTCCGGAACTGAGTTACAGAGCTGGAGCATCGGTTCTGAGCCCGGAATACAGGGCGACGTCTGTCCCGGCACCGATAAATGATGCTATCAGAAGGTTCGAGACTGTCTTCTCATCGATGATAGAGATAGCGGAAAAGGAGAATTCGATGCGCAGGCTGCTGCAGGAAATAGACAAGACAAAGAGGCGGTCCAACGCCATAGAGAATATGCTCATACCTCAGCTGAGCGCGGCTGCCAAACACATAAGGATGAGACTCGATGAGATAGAGAGGGACACATTCACTACGCTGAAGACAATCAAGAGGAAGATGGTCCAGCGCACCGCCGCGGAGGAGGGTGCGTAAAATGAATGTGAAGTACAGGGCGAGAGATTACTACCCCAGGATCACCATAACACGCGAGATGATCAGGCAGAACAGCAAACTCAGGCTCTTCATCAGGCTGAGGATGCTGTTCCTGGTCCTTAATCCAGTCATTGCGATGGTCGGCATAATAATAGTTATGACAGGGGTGTTTTGAATTACCGACGACATAGAGATACTCAGGACAATAAAAGAGAGCGAACTGAAGGTCGAACACGACCTGCAGGAGTTCTCCAGACAGCAGGAAGAGAAGCTGGAAGCGATGAAGAGAGAAATGCAGGCCCGGATTGATGAGGCCGTCAGTAAGGCCGGCAGGGAAAGGGATGAAGCGCTTCAGAAGACAAAGGAGCAGGTGGACAGGAAACGTAAGAAAATTCTCTCCGAAGCGAAGCGCAGCACCGAAGACGTCGTGCTCAATATAACAAAGAAGGACATAGAGGGCATAGTCCACACCCTCATCGGAAAGTATCTGGAGGAATAGGCATGCTGCTGCGGTCGGAGAAGATAATCAGGGTCAGGGTTATAGGCTCCAACGGCTGCAGAAAGACCGTGATTTCAGCGCTGCATGATGTTGGCGTCATGCAGCTTGAGGAACTGAGCGGCGAAGCGGCCGAAATGCTGCAGAAGAGAGTCACAGCCGAGAATGTTGAAGCGCTGAACAGGGAGATGCTCAGGTTCAGGGGAATGGAGGCAGTCCTGCCACGCCGCAGGGTAGGCGACAGGAAATATTTCAGCTCCACAAAGGAGCTGCTGGAAGCAGCGGCGAAGGTGAACATAGACGGCGAAATAAAGTCCCTGAAGGATAAGGAGATTGCCCTGAACGCCACATTGAGAGAACTTGAGAACAGACTGAACATAGCTCAGAAGATGAAGGGACTGGACTGCGATCTGTCGGTGTTCAGATCTGCACACATCTCGTCGTTCATAGCATCCGGCGGTGAAGCAGACATAAAGAGCGCCGTGAAGGGCGCAATCGACGATGTCATTGTGAGGGACATTGACGGTGCGTACCTCGTCGCAGTCCGTGTCAACAGGGAAACAGAACTCGCGCGTCTCGCGAATGAGAAGGGCATAAGCCTGGTGGCTATACCGGAAATGAGCGGAACGCCCTCCGAATTCATCGAAAGGACAGATGCCGAAGTGCATTCCCTGAAGGGCGAGCTGGAGGCCGTTTCAAAGAGGCTAGCAGAGATCGCGGACATGCATTTCGCGACAATAGCGCAGATCAGGGAGCAGCTGGACATCGAGGCGAAAAAATACGATGTGTCGGAGAAGCTGGCCGGCACGGTGGACGCTTTTGCACTCGAGGGGTGGATTCCGGCACGCTACTACGGCATGCTCGGTGAAATGCTTGACAGCCTGACATCCGGCAACGTCATACTGTCCAAAGTGCAAACGAACGAGGAACCACCGACACTTTTCCGCAATCCGCGCAGCATCAGGCTGTTTGAATTTTTCATCCGTTTCTACTCACTTCCCAGAGAGTATGAAATCGACCCTACGCTTGTTTTTGCATTTGTATTCCCGCTCTTCTTCGGACTGATGGTCGGCGACTGGGGGTACGGACTTGCAATACTGCTGATTTCGCTGTTCATAATTCACAGGCTTGACCATCCTGTGGCGCACAGCCACATACCCGGGTTTCTGAGCCGGTTCGTGCTCATGATCATGGGACCAAATGCCCTCAAGACGCTTGCGAAGGCACTTATTCCGTCCTCCATTATTGCAATAGTCATCGGTCTGCTCTTCAACGAGTTTTTCGGATTTCAGGTCCTGCCGTTCACCGTATTTGCCGTTGAGCCGGGACTGGCAAAACTGCTGCTGATTTCCGGATACATCGGTCTGCTGCTCGTCTCATTTGGTCTTGTGCTCGGCGCCGTCAATGAGCACACTGTGGGCCACAGGAAGGGTATCGCAGCCAAGGCCGGCTGGCTCGCATTCGCGTGGGGCATTGCCGTGTTCGGACTCAACCTTCTGCACCGCGTTCCGATGAACCTGGCCAATCCCTCAGTCTCGGTGCCGATAGCGCTCATTATTGGCGGTGTTGTGACGGTGCTTGCGATGGAGGGAACGATGGGCGGGATGGAGATTCCGTCAATAATCAGCCACATTCTATCGTACACAAGGATTGTCGGCATACTCCTTGCCTCCGTCATACTCGCGAGCGTCATCAACATAGCGCTGAGGGCTTTCGCATCCGATCCGCTGCTCATACCCGTAGGCATCTTCATCGTGATCGTGGGACAGGTTTTCAATCTCATCATAGCAGTTTTCGAGTCCGGGATACAGGGCGCAAGGCTTCTCTATGTGGAATTCTTTTCAAAATTCTACAAAGGGAACGGAAGATACTTCAGGCC is part of the Candidatus Sysuiplasma acidicola genome and encodes:
- the serB gene encoding phosphoserine phosphatase SerB, translating into MKYIAVTILGRDTEGILARAIDSVLRGGSRIVDIQQSVVHGILSLFILTEGESAAVPFKERMIGALSGFDLSVDVHETEEYVTDSFSEKYVITMIGRPSGEMLRIFAVTAASLGINNIRINMLSRGDLSAMQFVVDLDGCPPEKARKGIEQAMSGLEVDIVFEQESTFRMGKKLIVFDMDSTLVSNETIDELAEIAGIGEDVSRITARAMNGEIDYIQSIRERVRLLRGMTSSVLEEMKSSLTLNPGARELISSLRSMKYRIALVSGGFTEFTEKMKEELGLDYAFGNRLEVKDGRLTGNLEEPILDARGKQRVIEEIMMAEGISSKEVVVVGDGANDTIMVKNAGLGIAFRGKDVLRKVADGSLSRSDLRSILYCLGHYGN
- a CDS encoding V-type ATP synthase subunit B codes for the protein MPGVSYKSISQISGPLLFVENVQNAAYNELVEIKSGDGMIRMGQVLDTSAGLAVVQVFGPTAGLDASRTRVKFSGSTARINVSDEMLGRIFNGLGEPTDGGPKIVSKEKIEIVGNAINPYSREEPSEFIETGISTIDGMNTLVRGQKLPIFSGSGMAHNMVAAQIARQAKVLGKGENFAVIFGAMGITSEEANFFISEFRNTGALSRAVLFLNLSSDPSMERIILPKVALTTAEYLAYERGMHILVILTDMTNYCEALREISSAREEVPGRRGYPGYMYTDLSTIYERAGKIRGKNGSITQIPILTMPGDDITHPIPDLTGYITEGQTVLSRDLQRKGIYPAIDVLPSLSRLMNQGIGAKRTREDHRGVADQLYSAYANGKDLRSLSAIVGEEALGANDRLYLKFADEFEKKFVNQGVYEDRTIETTLDLGWELLSTLPENEMKRVKREYIGKYGKWRKD
- a CDS encoding V-type ATP synthase subunit A, producing MGKVARVSGPVVIAEDLKDVRMYDVVRVGELGLVGEVIRISGERVTIQVYEDTSGIRPGEKVENVGKPLSVELGPGLLKSIYDGIQRPLDVIREKSGDFIRRGFSASPLDETRKWLYKPLLKKGDKVSTGQVIGEVQETSLITHRIMIPYGVSGTLGENSEGEYTVSDTVTTVKTDKGEVPVRLKQEWPVREARKVMHKLPPNTPLITGQRVIDSLFPVAKGGTVAVPGPFGSGKTVVQHQLSKWSDSDIVVYVGCGERGNEMTEILATFPELLDPKSGKPLMERTVLIANTSNMPVAAREASIYTGITIAEYYRDMGYDVALMADSTSRWAEALREISGRLEEMPGEEGYPAYLGRKVSEFYERSGNSRVVSPDERYGSVTIVGAVSPPGGDISEPVSQNTLRVTRVFWALDSSLASRRHFPSINWLNSYSLYQLELSKWYEKNVAQDWQSVYAESMAILQKEAELQEVVQLVGYDALPEKEKAILDISRMIREDFLQQSAFDEVDSYCSTRKQYGMLKTIIEMSRCQNEAIERGVSMEKLAALEVRGKISRMKEVREADFQQYFEGLLSEIKAQVGAVEA
- a CDS encoding ATPase; translation: MVATVTTVDALLAIAASISIAGGLIGTGMAQQGIGAAGMGIIAEKPEKFGQVLFFFVIPETLWILGFVLGLILLLHIL
- a CDS encoding V-type ATP synthase subunit F (produces ATP from ADP in the presence of a proton gradient across the membrane; the F subunit is part of the catalytic core of the ATP synthase complex), with product MGEVAVIGERELALGFRLLGIVDAFPAEGVQAVEKFRELYDAGKHSFIMLSENVRKYMDSKTVDLVNTSTTPLVVFVPLPGGSEEESIEKFAKRVLGVEIGR
- a CDS encoding DNA-directed DNA polymerase II small subunit, which produces MNSSTEEILKLASSRGVLLEPDALKGLSVRMDGFAMLQSYLDSLDSPPLVVTAEMILSATPEDTQAAPPEVPRTVGHISSVPEAPHVIRDITGNSTTTGNVKDFAKYFSDRFHSIKRILLKRKDMAGAIPISKVVHVNRDAKVIGIVNSVHQTKNGHRILEIEDEEERCTVLLLKDKGFDTILKDEVIGIHGRMGRDRKMLVADSLIRPDVPFNRVTEKIATDSKVAVLSDTHVGSRTFLREEWDSLLAWLKSSPEARDINYLIVSGDLADGIGVYPDQEDDLEISDVFEQYQRVSQYFSELPDWVRPILMPGNHDAVRPAEPQPTFQQEIRKMFDSNVTFVGNPSLIELEGRRILSYHGRSFDDVISTIPGLSWEKPIEAMVELLKRRHLAPVYGERTPLAPERKDYLVIDEVPDVFITGHIHSYGLSDYRGVKLVSGSTWQSQTSYQKMKNITPIPAKMPVISLSDLELRVVNFSDFSRAGRRERKAEML
- a CDS encoding V-type ATPase subunit, with product MDSTYSGSYGRIKAARMEFLSDGFIANLREMDIEAITRALSATAYKEDIDALYSRYSNPELLDMAINRRLVRRNRIALFAPPPNASDMLKAYLSKWDVRNIKSIITSIYVGYSLRQSEAFLVSFRDVPVGAFAGNMTADDFNILLGQSGMDALVETLSRYGYGQVLMQEMEKYRKEGDVAPMLHALDRFYYKRLFASLRFYLGNEGPLIRYFGEEVDAYNIIVLLTAKQMKVQFERIRESLLPYGTLSMENFQALYGSESVEEMAGKLGDRFGTGDVAARYRESGDLNSFESGMRNHIYDRYAGILSSQSLSIGSVFAFVFRAERERDVLRAIATSKVYGIEPQKIAPLAGGV
- a CDS encoding RDD family protein, encoding MAGSILTLSTAGEESGSGQQEHGRASLTEMGYELAPLADRIVSLIIDLVIVAVIGILILIVAIPFSLLFRPLTFATDFSTDVLVLSIIYFIVFEWNGRQTPGKRFTGIRVVDAGSMKAQDHTQVIVRNVLRVVDSFPGNLYIVGFLIGLFTERKQRLGDILAGTMMVKGEPRMVRREQ
- a CDS encoding rhodanese-like domain-containing protein is translated as MRTLPLVLTLFALCAMFLAALYNAFGFTAPFIALTSLLVLGLAAALLPYRYYGWPYAEKGTYTDLDSAALYELIGRQKDLRIVDVRSRSEFMRGHIPGAINIPLTRIERNTLFPVPTVFVCSTGHRSRMALRKTRGKELYNLARGYRKWIEAALPVESGKEGSAGTGDAQLP